One window from the genome of Halofilum ochraceum encodes:
- a CDS encoding acetyl-CoA C-acetyltransferase — protein sequence MVRSGNASPKSPTRPVYIVDGSRTPFLKFRGKPNAFSAADLGVAAGRQLLLRMPFEPDALDQVIFGCAGPAADEANIARIIALRLGCGHRVPAWSVQRNCGSGMQALDCGLHDIQAGRSELVLAGGTEAMSHAPLLFDPRFVEWLADFNRAKTPVAKAKQLGRLRPGMLKPVVALLKGLTDPVSGMSMGQTAENIAWRFGITRAEMDEYACRSHQRLAQAQDDDLLTELEPLHGLDGRAYDMDDGVRRESTVEDLARLKPVFEKPYGKVTAGNSAQVTDGACAVMLASEEAVEKHGLPVLARIVDSEWAGLDPAQMGLGPVHAVTPMLRRHRFALGSVDYWELNEAFAAQVLACTAAWRDRSYCREHLGLSKPWGDVDPERLNVDGGGISLGHPVGTSGARITLHLAHVLRRFGGRRGVATQCIGGGQGGAMLIENPEASA from the coding sequence TTGGTTCGATCCGGAAACGCCTCACCCAAAAGCCCCACGCGGCCCGTCTATATCGTCGATGGGAGTCGCACACCATTCCTCAAATTCCGCGGCAAACCCAATGCCTTCAGCGCGGCAGACCTGGGCGTAGCGGCTGGCCGCCAGCTACTGCTGCGGATGCCATTCGAGCCGGATGCCCTTGATCAGGTCATTTTCGGATGCGCCGGCCCGGCTGCGGACGAGGCCAATATCGCCCGGATTATTGCGTTGCGCCTCGGTTGCGGTCACCGGGTACCCGCCTGGAGCGTCCAGCGCAACTGCGGCTCCGGTATGCAGGCGCTCGATTGTGGGCTGCATGACATTCAGGCGGGGCGTTCTGAACTCGTACTCGCCGGCGGTACCGAGGCCATGAGCCACGCGCCGCTGCTGTTCGATCCCCGTTTCGTTGAATGGCTGGCCGACTTCAACCGGGCGAAGACGCCCGTTGCCAAAGCGAAACAGCTCGGGCGGCTTCGTCCGGGGATGCTCAAGCCCGTGGTCGCGCTGCTCAAAGGCCTGACCGACCCCGTCAGCGGCATGTCGATGGGCCAGACAGCGGAGAACATCGCCTGGCGCTTCGGCATCACCCGCGCGGAGATGGATGAATACGCCTGCCGCAGCCATCAACGCCTCGCGCAGGCCCAGGACGATGATCTGCTGACCGAACTGGAACCGTTGCATGGTCTCGACGGTCGGGCGTACGACATGGACGACGGCGTTCGGCGCGAAAGTACCGTTGAAGATCTTGCCCGGCTCAAGCCCGTATTCGAAAAACCGTACGGCAAGGTCACGGCGGGTAACAGCGCGCAGGTGACCGATGGGGCCTGCGCCGTCATGCTCGCCTCGGAAGAGGCCGTCGAGAAACACGGCCTGCCGGTTCTCGCCCGGATCGTCGACAGCGAATGGGCCGGACTCGATCCCGCCCAGATGGGGCTGGGCCCGGTCCATGCCGTCACCCCGATGCTGCGACGGCATCGCTTCGCGCTCGGCAGTGTCGACTACTGGGAACTGAACGAGGCCTTCGCCGCCCAGGTGCTCGCCTGCACAGCGGCGTGGCGTGACCGCAGTTACTGCCGCGAACACCTCGGGCTATCGAAACCCTGGGGCGATGTGGATCCCGAACGGCTCAACGTCGACGGCGGCGGGATCAGCCTCGGGCACCCGGTGGGCACCAGCGGTGCCCGAATCACCCTGCACCTCGCGCACGTCCTGCGTCGCTTCGGCGGGCGCCGTGGCGTGGCCACGCAATGCATCGGCGGCGGCCAGGGCGGTGCGATGTTGATCGAGAATCCGGAGGCGTCGGCATGA
- a CDS encoding TVP38/TMEM64 family protein, whose translation MRWALVLLVLLLCAGIWMWSPLRELLEPREIGAWLARFRHEPWAPLAVLAVFIAGGLLMLPVTLMVVLTAVAFGPVLGFVYALLASTASAGVSFLIGRRLGHRHVEQLAGTRVHNLSRRIGHHGFLTIALLRMVPVAHFTVVSMAAGTSHIRIASFLAGTLAGMAPGMIVLIAFLDSLAAAARQPDPLRIAVALALGLGLVATLLVLRHWLRRRKAQRERVRSQ comes from the coding sequence TTGCGCTGGGCCCTGGTACTGTTGGTCCTGCTCCTGTGCGCGGGGATCTGGATGTGGTCGCCCCTGCGTGAACTCCTCGAGCCGCGGGAGATCGGGGCGTGGCTTGCGCGCTTCCGGCACGAGCCGTGGGCTCCGCTGGCGGTGCTCGCGGTTTTTATCGCTGGTGGGCTGCTCATGCTGCCGGTCACCCTGATGGTGGTCCTCACCGCCGTCGCTTTCGGGCCCGTGCTCGGCTTCGTGTATGCCCTGCTGGCGTCAACCGCAAGTGCTGGTGTCAGTTTCCTTATCGGCCGCCGCCTCGGGCACCGCCACGTCGAGCAGCTTGCCGGAACCCGGGTTCACAACCTGTCGCGGCGGATCGGCCACCACGGTTTCCTGACCATCGCCTTGCTCCGGATGGTCCCAGTGGCCCATTTCACTGTCGTCAGCATGGCTGCCGGTACTTCGCATATCCGCATTGCCTCATTCCTCGCGGGCACTCTCGCGGGGATGGCTCCGGGCATGATCGTGCTGATCGCGTTTCTGGATAGTCTGGCGGCCGCGGCGAGACAGCCGGACCCACTACGCATCGCGGTCGCGCTCGCGCTCGGCCTCGGCCTCGTCGCCACCCTGCTCGTACTGCGGCATTGGTTGCGCCGTCGCAAAGCCCAGCGTGAGCGCGTCCGATCGCAGTAG
- a CDS encoding HAMP domain-containing protein produces the protein MAKKEQKGKQKKVSWYRSVQTKILVTLLVVTTLILGGFAIYNLTEARSRLESELQRVAETTVQRLSQQVIGPMWSLNDDQLIESIEAAMLERRVYSVIIREEDRESIYIGRRRDDDWNIVPADSDPEGDFILSKTTLLHEGEEMIGVLEVYVSRRFLQAQFNELVMTEIRRAAILDLALIIVTLLLLRRLLVRPIRELTDASERISAGQLNTKIDIRSKDEIGMLAGAINKLQTSLRIAMERMKKSG, from the coding sequence ATGGCGAAAAAAGAGCAGAAGGGGAAACAGAAGAAAGTCTCCTGGTACCGAAGCGTCCAGACCAAAATCCTGGTCACGCTGCTGGTCGTCACGACTCTGATCCTCGGTGGTTTCGCGATCTATAACCTGACCGAGGCGCGATCCCGTCTCGAGAGCGAGCTCCAGCGGGTCGCCGAGACCACGGTGCAGCGGCTTTCCCAGCAGGTAATTGGTCCCATGTGGTCGCTGAATGACGACCAGCTGATCGAGTCGATCGAGGCCGCCATGCTCGAGCGGCGCGTCTATTCCGTGATCATCCGTGAGGAAGACCGCGAGTCGATTTATATCGGCCGCCGTCGCGATGACGACTGGAATATCGTCCCTGCCGACAGCGACCCCGAAGGCGATTTCATCCTCAGCAAGACGACGCTGTTGCATGAGGGCGAAGAGATGATCGGCGTGCTCGAGGTGTATGTGAGCCGGCGGTTCCTGCAGGCACAGTTCAATGAACTGGTCATGACGGAAATCCGGCGTGCGGCGATCCTCGATCTCGCGCTGATTATCGTCACCCTGCTGCTGCTGCGGCGCCTCCTGGTGCGCCCGATCCGCGAACTGACGGACGCCTCGGAACGGATCAGCGCAGGGCAGCTGAATACGAAGATCGATATCCGCTCCAAAGACGAAATCGGTATGCTCGCGGGTGCCATCAACAAACTGCAGACAAGTCTGCGGATCGCGATGGAACGGATGAAGAAAAGCGGCTGA
- a CDS encoding substrate-binding periplasmic protein, with protein sequence MMLKQNRAAMLGLIVGGLLLVAATGVHARQVTMCTLNWEPYYGEELPREGFFTDIVRTAFERGGHSAQTEFMPWARAMLEVKQGDRDVLLGAYYNEERAETYIASDPIFTDEVGIVAHEDLGLTEFDSLRELSDYTIGYGRGYSVSEEFDSAEYLDKEPEESQVLNLRKLFAGRIDLIAGSFASIRYVANREGHDVDELVFLEPTLKENTLHIMISRAIDDGDELMADFHDGLSEIRSDGTYDRILEEMGYK encoded by the coding sequence ATGATGTTGAAGCAAAACAGGGCCGCCATGCTCGGCCTCATCGTGGGTGGCCTCCTCCTCGTGGCGGCCACCGGGGTCCATGCACGTCAAGTGACGATGTGCACGCTGAACTGGGAACCGTATTACGGTGAGGAACTGCCCCGCGAGGGTTTCTTCACGGACATCGTTCGTACGGCGTTCGAGCGCGGGGGGCATTCGGCGCAGACCGAATTCATGCCGTGGGCGCGCGCCATGCTGGAGGTGAAACAGGGCGACCGTGATGTGCTGCTCGGGGCGTACTACAACGAGGAACGCGCCGAGACCTACATCGCGAGCGATCCTATTTTCACCGACGAAGTCGGTATCGTGGCGCACGAGGACCTCGGGCTCACGGAATTCGACTCACTGCGTGAACTGTCGGATTATACGATCGGGTACGGTCGTGGCTATTCGGTCAGCGAAGAATTCGACAGCGCGGAGTATCTCGACAAGGAGCCGGAGGAGAGCCAGGTCCTGAACCTGCGCAAACTCTTCGCCGGGCGAATCGACCTCATTGCCGGCAGTTTCGCGAGCATCCGGTATGTCGCGAATCGGGAAGGGCATGATGTGGATGAGCTGGTGTTTCTGGAGCCGACCCTGAAAGAAAACACGCTGCACATCATGATCTCGCGCGCGATTGATGACGGCGACGAATTGATGGCGGATTTCCATGATGGGTTGTCCGAAATCCGCTCGGACGGGACGTACGATCGCATCCTCGAAGAGATGGGATACAAGTGA
- a CDS encoding ester cyclase, with product MYPGRKTTADTTRKLVRRFYDQFWNSRNYGAAERIVGPHAIIRGTLGTTADGPRGLERYAEMFTGAFRDLRMEIQEVIVDRDRAAARIAWTGTHVGEVLGCPPTGQQVRHECVALFRTAHGRIVEVTVHGDLCALREQLTTLNDPAQRHH from the coding sequence ATGTACCCCGGACGCAAAACCACTGCGGACACGACCCGTAAACTCGTGCGCCGCTTCTATGACCAATTCTGGAACAGTCGCAACTATGGTGCCGCAGAGCGGATCGTCGGTCCGCATGCGATTATCCGCGGGACACTCGGGACCACCGCGGACGGACCACGCGGTCTCGAACGCTACGCCGAAATGTTCACCGGCGCGTTCCGCGATCTGCGCATGGAAATACAGGAGGTGATCGTGGACCGCGACCGCGCGGCTGCCCGGATTGCATGGACCGGCACCCACGTAGGTGAAGTGCTGGGCTGTCCCCCGACGGGGCAGCAGGTCCGTCACGAATGCGTTGCGCTTTTCCGCACGGCGCATGGACGCATCGTCGAGGTGACCGTGCACGGGGACCTCTGCGCTCTGAGGGAACAGCTCACCACGCTCAACGACCCCGCGCAACGCCACCACTGA
- a CDS encoding gamma-glutamylcyclotransferase: MTTAGEIERIDQLPSGPLYVFGYGSLLWRPGFDYRSSHRARIHGFHRALRVWSFHHRGTPDRPGLVLGLDRGGSCLGCMFEVAEGNKRAAAEYLWEREMVTNVYIPRLVKVACDGGRFTALTFVLDRNHEQYAGLLRPEHAADHILGAQGASGANPEYVRETVAGLERLGVRDQGLRSVLRHLEGSLDREFPSD; encoded by the coding sequence ATGACCACGGCCGGTGAGATTGAACGGATCGACCAGTTGCCGTCCGGTCCGCTCTACGTGTTCGGCTACGGCTCACTCCTGTGGCGTCCCGGATTCGACTACCGCTCCTCACACCGTGCGCGAATTCACGGATTCCACAGGGCCCTTCGGGTATGGTCATTCCATCACCGGGGCACACCCGACCGTCCCGGTCTCGTGCTCGGGCTCGATCGCGGCGGTTCCTGTCTCGGATGCATGTTCGAGGTCGCCGAGGGCAATAAGCGCGCCGCGGCCGAGTACCTGTGGGAGCGGGAAATGGTGACCAACGTGTACATCCCGCGTCTGGTGAAGGTCGCCTGCGACGGGGGCCGATTTACCGCACTGACCTTCGTCCTCGACCGGAACCACGAACAGTACGCCGGTTTACTGAGGCCCGAGCATGCGGCAGACCACATCCTCGGGGCCCAGGGCGCAAGCGGCGCCAATCCGGAATATGTCCGCGAAACGGTGGCCGGCCTGGAGCGCCTGGGCGTCCGGGATCAGGGACTGCGCTCCGTGCTGCGTCACCTGGAAGGATCATTGGATCGCGAGTTCCCCTCGGACTGA